A window from Setaria italica strain Yugu1 chromosome VIII, Setaria_italica_v2.0, whole genome shotgun sequence encodes these proteins:
- the LOC101782092 gene encoding non-lysosomal glucosylceramidase isoform X3 — MLDMICHHSGLHGERQGSWLVLVFVLVDISLKKLQKDDFLQVSVIDPMKKRIAKSGQGVPLGGIGAGSIGRSYTGDFQRWQLFPGTCEDKPVLANQFSAFISHQDGRKYSTVLHPGKPDLPKGSEISGIGSWDWNMSGQHSTYHALYPRAWTVYDGEPDPELNIVCRQISPIIPHNYQQSSYPAAVFTFTVTNSGHTAADVTLLFTWANSVGGKSELTGYHSNSSMIEKDGVHGILLHHSRTADGQPPVTFAIAAQEKEDIHISECPCFLISGNSDGFTAKDMWNSVKEHGSFDHLDPIKTSMCSKPGSSIGAAIAASLKIAPKATQDVSFSLAWACPEVKFSSGKTYHRRYTKFYGTDVDAAASLAHDAILEHTTWERQIEDWQDPILQDERFPAWYPVTLFNELYYLNAGGTIWTDGLPPIQSLTAIGGKKFSLDMLNDDDVNEMIQQNNTASDILHRMASILERMHASIASNSAIGTTLLHGEENIGQFLYLEGIEYYMWNTYDVHFYASFSLVMLFPKLQISVQRDFAAAVMMHDPEKLRILHDGKWAARKVLGAVPHDLGLYDPWFKVNAYTLYNTDRWKDLNPKFVLQVYRDVVATGDKSFARAVWPSVYMAMAYMEQFDKDKDGMIENENFPDQTYDVWSMAGISAYCGGLWVAALQAASALAREVGDEASEKLFWDKYEKAKSVYSKLWNGSYFNYDDGDNKVSTSIQADQLAGQWYAKACGLFPIVDKDKAQSALEKIYSFNVMKFKDGTRGAMNGMWPDGTLDMSAMQSREIWPGVTYALAATMIQEGMVEQGFKTAEGIYHAAWSPEGLGYSFQTPEAWNNDDEYRSLCYMRPLAIWAIQWALSNPKLHNTPQTDIAQDSFPKTQISYTRIAKLLQLPEDESSKSFVRVVYEIIQNRFWS; from the exons ATGTTAGACATGATTTGCCATCATTCAGGCTTACATGGAGAGAGACAAGGCAGCTG GCTGGTATTGGTCTTCGTCTTGGTCGACATATCCTTGAAGAAACTTCAAAAGGACGA TTTTCTACAGGTTTCTGTTATTGATCCTATGAAAAAGCGAATTGCAAAATCCGGTCAGGGTGTTCCACTTGGTGGCATTGG TGCAGGAAGTATTGGAAGAAGCTACACAGGTGACTTCCAACGTTGGCAATTGTTTCCAGGAACTTGTGAGGACAAACCTGTACTGGCTAATCAATTTTCT GCCTTCATTTCCCACCAAGATGGTCGAAAATATTCCACAGTGTTGCATCCTGGGAAACCAGATTTGCCAAA AGGAAGTGAGATTTCAGGAATTGGATCCTGGGACTGGAATATGAGTGGACAACACTCTACTTATCATGCTCTTTACCCTAGGGCCTGGACAGTATATGATG GAGAACCTGATCCGGAGCTCAATATAGTATGCCGTCAGATTTCTCCAATTATTCCACACAATTATCAACAGAGCAGCTATCCAGCTGCAGTATTCACTTTCACA GTAACTAATTCAGGACATACAGCTGCTGATGTGACTTTGCTTTTTACATGGGCT AACTCTGTTGGTGGAAAATCTGAGCTCACGGGATACCATTCCAACTCCAGTATGAT AGAAAAGGATGGCGTTCATGGCATACTGTTACATCACAG CAGAACAGCAGATGGTCAACCACCTGTAACTTTCGCGATAGCTGCACAGGAGAAAGAGGATATTCATATCTCTGAATGTCCCTGCTTCCTAATATCTGGGAACTCTGATGGATTCACAGCAAAAGATATGTGGAATTCTGTGAAAGAG CATGGATCTTTTGATCATCTTGATCCCATCAAAACTTCAATGTGCTCCAAGCCAGGATCATCAATAGGGGCAGCTATTGCCGCTTCTCTTAAGATTGCTCCCAAGGCAACCCAGGATGTTTCATTTTCACTTGCATGGGCTTGTCCTGAAGTGAAGTTCTCCAGTGGGAAAACATATCATAG GCGTTACACCAAGTTTTATGGCACAGATGTTGATGCAGCAGCAAGCCTTGCTCATGATGCTATTCTTG AACATACTACCTGGGAGAGGCAGATTGAGGACTGGCAGGATCCTATTTTGCAAGACGAGAGGTTTCCTGCATG GTATCCAGTTACGCTATTCAATGAACTATATTATCTTAACGCTGGAGGAACTATATGGACAG ATGGATTGCCACCAATTCAAAGCTTGACAGCAATTGGTGGTAAAAAATTTTCTCTTGACATGTTAAACGATGATGATGTCAATGAGATGATCCAACAGAATAATACTGCTTCTGACATTCTTCATCGAATGGCATCAATACTTGAGAGGATGCATGCATCTATTGCATCGAATTCTGCTATAGGAACAACTTTGCTCCATGGCGAAGAGAACATTGGGCAATTTCTGTACCTTGAGGGCATTGAGTATTATATGTGGAACACATATGATGTCCACTTTTATGCATCATTTTCACTGGTCATGTTATTTCCAAAACTTCAAATTAGCGTTCAGAGAGACTTTGCCGCTGCTGTCATGATGCATGATCCTGAAAAGCTCAGGATCTTGCATGATGGGAAATGGGCTGCAAGAAAAGTTCTCGGTGCTGTTCCTCATGATCTTGGGTTATATGACCCGTGGTTCAAAGTGAATGCGTATACACTCTATAATACTGATCGATGGAAAGATTTGAATCCAAAGTTTGTGCTGCAAGTTTATAGAGATGTTGTGGCCACAGGGGATAAATCCTTTGCCCGAGCTGTTTGGCCGTCAGTTTATATGGCAATGGCATATATGGAGCAATTTGACAAGGATAAAGATGGGATGATTGAAAATGAGAATTTCCCAGATCAAACATATGATGTGTGGTCAATGGCTGGTATAAGTGCATACTGCGGTGGTCTTTGGGTGGCTGCTCTTCAGGCTGCATCAGCCTTGGCACGGGAAGTTGGTGACGAAGCTTCTGAAAAGCTTTTTTGGGACAAATATGAGAAGGCCAAGTCTGTGTATAGCAAGTTATGGAATGGTTCTTACTTCAATTATGATGATGGTGACAACAAAGTGAGCACATCTATCCAAGCAGATCAATTGGCTGGGCAGTG GTACGCCAAAGCGTGTGGTCTCTTCCCAATTGTTGACAAGGATAAGGCACAAAGTGCATTAGAAAAGATATATTCTTTCAACGTGATGAAGTTTAAGGATGGTACAAGGGGAGCGATGAATGGGATGTGGCCAGATGGCACACTGGACATGTCTGCAATGCAGTCTAGGGAGATATGGCCAGGTGTGACATATGCACTAGCTGCGACCATGATTCAAGAAGGCATGGTAGAGCAGGGGTTTAAGACAGCTGAAGGGATCTATCATGCTGCCTGGTCTCCAGAAGGACTTGG ATACTCATTCCAAACTCCTGAAGCTTGGAACAATGACGACGAGTACCGGTCCCTGTGCTACATGCGTCCGCTTGCCATATGGGCAATACAGTGGGCATTGTCCAACCCGAAGCTCCACAACACTCCTCAGACAGATATAGCCCAGGATTCTTTCCCCAAGACCCAGATCTCTTACACACGAATTGCGAAGCTCCTGCAGTTGCCTGAAGATGAATCGTCTAAGAGCTTCGTTAGAGTGGTGTATGAGATTATCCAAAACAGGTTTTGGTCCTGA
- the LOC101782092 gene encoding non-lysosomal glucosylceramidase isoform X4: MSGQHSTYHALYPRAWTVYDGEPDPELNIVCRQISPIIPHNYQQSSYPAAVFTFTVTNSGHTAADVTLLFTWANSVGGKSELTGYHSNSSMIEKDGVHGILLHHSRTADGQPPVTFAIAAQEKEDIHISECPCFLISGNSDGFTAKDMWNSVKEHGSFDHLDPIKTSMCSKPGSSIGAAIAASLKIAPKATQDVSFSLAWACPEVKFSSGKTYHRRYTKFYGTDVDAAASLAHDAILEHTTWERQIEDWQDPILQDERFPAWYPVTLFNELYYLNAGGTIWTDGLPPIQSLTAIGGKKFSLDMLNDDDVNEMIQQNNTASDILHRMASILERMHASIASNSAIGTTLLHGEENIGQFLYLEGIEYYMWNTYDVHFYASFSLVMLFPKLQISVQRDFAAAVMMHDPEKLRILHDGKWAARKVLGAVPHDLGLYDPWFKVNAYTLYNTDRWKDLNPKFVLQVYRDVVATGDKSFARAVWPSVYMAMAYMEQFDKDKDGMIENENFPDQTYDVWSMAGISAYCGGLWVAALQAASALAREVGDEASEKLFWDKYEKAKSVYSKLWNGSYFNYDDGDNKVSTSIQADQLAGQWYAKACGLFPIVDKDKAQSALEKIYSFNVMKFKDGTRGAMNGMWPDGTLDMSAMQSREIWPGVTYALAATMIQEGMVEQGFKTAEGIYHAAWSPEGLGYSFQTPEAWNNDDEYRSLCYMRPLAIWAIQWALSNPKLHNTPQTDIAQDSFPKTQISYTRIAKLLQLPEDESSKSFVRVVYEIIQNRFWS; the protein is encoded by the exons ATGAGTGGACAACACTCTACTTATCATGCTCTTTACCCTAGGGCCTGGACAGTATATGATG GAGAACCTGATCCGGAGCTCAATATAGTATGCCGTCAGATTTCTCCAATTATTCCACACAATTATCAACAGAGCAGCTATCCAGCTGCAGTATTCACTTTCACA GTAACTAATTCAGGACATACAGCTGCTGATGTGACTTTGCTTTTTACATGGGCT AACTCTGTTGGTGGAAAATCTGAGCTCACGGGATACCATTCCAACTCCAGTATGAT AGAAAAGGATGGCGTTCATGGCATACTGTTACATCACAG CAGAACAGCAGATGGTCAACCACCTGTAACTTTCGCGATAGCTGCACAGGAGAAAGAGGATATTCATATCTCTGAATGTCCCTGCTTCCTAATATCTGGGAACTCTGATGGATTCACAGCAAAAGATATGTGGAATTCTGTGAAAGAG CATGGATCTTTTGATCATCTTGATCCCATCAAAACTTCAATGTGCTCCAAGCCAGGATCATCAATAGGGGCAGCTATTGCCGCTTCTCTTAAGATTGCTCCCAAGGCAACCCAGGATGTTTCATTTTCACTTGCATGGGCTTGTCCTGAAGTGAAGTTCTCCAGTGGGAAAACATATCATAG GCGTTACACCAAGTTTTATGGCACAGATGTTGATGCAGCAGCAAGCCTTGCTCATGATGCTATTCTTG AACATACTACCTGGGAGAGGCAGATTGAGGACTGGCAGGATCCTATTTTGCAAGACGAGAGGTTTCCTGCATG GTATCCAGTTACGCTATTCAATGAACTATATTATCTTAACGCTGGAGGAACTATATGGACAG ATGGATTGCCACCAATTCAAAGCTTGACAGCAATTGGTGGTAAAAAATTTTCTCTTGACATGTTAAACGATGATGATGTCAATGAGATGATCCAACAGAATAATACTGCTTCTGACATTCTTCATCGAATGGCATCAATACTTGAGAGGATGCATGCATCTATTGCATCGAATTCTGCTATAGGAACAACTTTGCTCCATGGCGAAGAGAACATTGGGCAATTTCTGTACCTTGAGGGCATTGAGTATTATATGTGGAACACATATGATGTCCACTTTTATGCATCATTTTCACTGGTCATGTTATTTCCAAAACTTCAAATTAGCGTTCAGAGAGACTTTGCCGCTGCTGTCATGATGCATGATCCTGAAAAGCTCAGGATCTTGCATGATGGGAAATGGGCTGCAAGAAAAGTTCTCGGTGCTGTTCCTCATGATCTTGGGTTATATGACCCGTGGTTCAAAGTGAATGCGTATACACTCTATAATACTGATCGATGGAAAGATTTGAATCCAAAGTTTGTGCTGCAAGTTTATAGAGATGTTGTGGCCACAGGGGATAAATCCTTTGCCCGAGCTGTTTGGCCGTCAGTTTATATGGCAATGGCATATATGGAGCAATTTGACAAGGATAAAGATGGGATGATTGAAAATGAGAATTTCCCAGATCAAACATATGATGTGTGGTCAATGGCTGGTATAAGTGCATACTGCGGTGGTCTTTGGGTGGCTGCTCTTCAGGCTGCATCAGCCTTGGCACGGGAAGTTGGTGACGAAGCTTCTGAAAAGCTTTTTTGGGACAAATATGAGAAGGCCAAGTCTGTGTATAGCAAGTTATGGAATGGTTCTTACTTCAATTATGATGATGGTGACAACAAAGTGAGCACATCTATCCAAGCAGATCAATTGGCTGGGCAGTG GTACGCCAAAGCGTGTGGTCTCTTCCCAATTGTTGACAAGGATAAGGCACAAAGTGCATTAGAAAAGATATATTCTTTCAACGTGATGAAGTTTAAGGATGGTACAAGGGGAGCGATGAATGGGATGTGGCCAGATGGCACACTGGACATGTCTGCAATGCAGTCTAGGGAGATATGGCCAGGTGTGACATATGCACTAGCTGCGACCATGATTCAAGAAGGCATGGTAGAGCAGGGGTTTAAGACAGCTGAAGGGATCTATCATGCTGCCTGGTCTCCAGAAGGACTTGG ATACTCATTCCAAACTCCTGAAGCTTGGAACAATGACGACGAGTACCGGTCCCTGTGCTACATGCGTCCGCTTGCCATATGGGCAATACAGTGGGCATTGTCCAACCCGAAGCTCCACAACACTCCTCAGACAGATATAGCCCAGGATTCTTTCCCCAAGACCCAGATCTCTTACACACGAATTGCGAAGCTCCTGCAGTTGCCTGAAGATGAATCGTCTAAGAGCTTCGTTAGAGTGGTGTATGAGATTATCCAAAACAGGTTTTGGTCCTGA
- the LOC101782092 gene encoding non-lysosomal glucosylceramidase isoform X1, translating into MVENGTDEQPKGVSRNCPPAHMNGDEEKVYPGQLPVLTWEHKLTHVRHDLPSFRLTWRETRQLAGIGLRLGRHILEETSKGRVSVIDPMKKRIAKSGQGVPLGGIGAGSIGRSYTGDFQRWQLFPGTCEDKPVLANQFSAFISHQDGRKYSTVLHPGKPDLPKGSEISGIGSWDWNMSGQHSTYHALYPRAWTVYDGEPDPELNIVCRQISPIIPHNYQQSSYPAAVFTFTVTNSGHTAADVTLLFTWANSVGGKSELTGYHSNSSMIEKDGVHGILLHHSRTADGQPPVTFAIAAQEKEDIHISECPCFLISGNSDGFTAKDMWNSVKEHGSFDHLDPIKTSMCSKPGSSIGAAIAASLKIAPKATQDVSFSLAWACPEVKFSSGKTYHRRYTKFYGTDVDAAASLAHDAILEHTTWERQIEDWQDPILQDERFPAWYPVTLFNELYYLNAGGTIWTDGLPPIQSLTAIGGKKFSLDMLNDDDVNEMIQQNNTASDILHRMASILERMHASIASNSAIGTTLLHGEENIGQFLYLEGIEYYMWNTYDVHFYASFSLVMLFPKLQISVQRDFAAAVMMHDPEKLRILHDGKWAARKVLGAVPHDLGLYDPWFKVNAYTLYNTDRWKDLNPKFVLQVYRDVVATGDKSFARAVWPSVYMAMAYMEQFDKDKDGMIENENFPDQTYDVWSMAGISAYCGGLWVAALQAASALAREVGDEASEKLFWDKYEKAKSVYSKLWNGSYFNYDDGDNKVSTSIQADQLAGQWYAKACGLFPIVDKDKAQSALEKIYSFNVMKFKDGTRGAMNGMWPDGTLDMSAMQSREIWPGVTYALAATMIQEGMVEQGFKTAEGIYHAAWSPEGLGYSFQTPEAWNNDDEYRSLCYMRPLAIWAIQWALSNPKLHNTPQTDIAQDSFPKTQISYTRIAKLLQLPEDESSKSFVRVVYEIIQNRFWS; encoded by the exons atgGTAGAAAATGGCACGGATGAGCAACCAAAAGGGGTGTCTCGGAATTGTCCCCCAGCTCATATGAATGGTGATGAG GAAAAGGTGTATCCTGGACAACTTCCAGTGTTGACCTGGGAACACAAGCTAACTCATGTTAGACATGATTTGCCATCATTCAGGCTTACATGGAGAGAGACAAGGCAGCTG GCTGGTATTGGTCTTCGTCTTGGTCGACATATCCTTGAAGAAACTTCAAAAGGACGA GTTTCTGTTATTGATCCTATGAAAAAGCGAATTGCAAAATCCGGTCAGGGTGTTCCACTTGGTGGCATTGG TGCAGGAAGTATTGGAAGAAGCTACACAGGTGACTTCCAACGTTGGCAATTGTTTCCAGGAACTTGTGAGGACAAACCTGTACTGGCTAATCAATTTTCT GCCTTCATTTCCCACCAAGATGGTCGAAAATATTCCACAGTGTTGCATCCTGGGAAACCAGATTTGCCAAA AGGAAGTGAGATTTCAGGAATTGGATCCTGGGACTGGAATATGAGTGGACAACACTCTACTTATCATGCTCTTTACCCTAGGGCCTGGACAGTATATGATG GAGAACCTGATCCGGAGCTCAATATAGTATGCCGTCAGATTTCTCCAATTATTCCACACAATTATCAACAGAGCAGCTATCCAGCTGCAGTATTCACTTTCACA GTAACTAATTCAGGACATACAGCTGCTGATGTGACTTTGCTTTTTACATGGGCT AACTCTGTTGGTGGAAAATCTGAGCTCACGGGATACCATTCCAACTCCAGTATGAT AGAAAAGGATGGCGTTCATGGCATACTGTTACATCACAG CAGAACAGCAGATGGTCAACCACCTGTAACTTTCGCGATAGCTGCACAGGAGAAAGAGGATATTCATATCTCTGAATGTCCCTGCTTCCTAATATCTGGGAACTCTGATGGATTCACAGCAAAAGATATGTGGAATTCTGTGAAAGAG CATGGATCTTTTGATCATCTTGATCCCATCAAAACTTCAATGTGCTCCAAGCCAGGATCATCAATAGGGGCAGCTATTGCCGCTTCTCTTAAGATTGCTCCCAAGGCAACCCAGGATGTTTCATTTTCACTTGCATGGGCTTGTCCTGAAGTGAAGTTCTCCAGTGGGAAAACATATCATAG GCGTTACACCAAGTTTTATGGCACAGATGTTGATGCAGCAGCAAGCCTTGCTCATGATGCTATTCTTG AACATACTACCTGGGAGAGGCAGATTGAGGACTGGCAGGATCCTATTTTGCAAGACGAGAGGTTTCCTGCATG GTATCCAGTTACGCTATTCAATGAACTATATTATCTTAACGCTGGAGGAACTATATGGACAG ATGGATTGCCACCAATTCAAAGCTTGACAGCAATTGGTGGTAAAAAATTTTCTCTTGACATGTTAAACGATGATGATGTCAATGAGATGATCCAACAGAATAATACTGCTTCTGACATTCTTCATCGAATGGCATCAATACTTGAGAGGATGCATGCATCTATTGCATCGAATTCTGCTATAGGAACAACTTTGCTCCATGGCGAAGAGAACATTGGGCAATTTCTGTACCTTGAGGGCATTGAGTATTATATGTGGAACACATATGATGTCCACTTTTATGCATCATTTTCACTGGTCATGTTATTTCCAAAACTTCAAATTAGCGTTCAGAGAGACTTTGCCGCTGCTGTCATGATGCATGATCCTGAAAAGCTCAGGATCTTGCATGATGGGAAATGGGCTGCAAGAAAAGTTCTCGGTGCTGTTCCTCATGATCTTGGGTTATATGACCCGTGGTTCAAAGTGAATGCGTATACACTCTATAATACTGATCGATGGAAAGATTTGAATCCAAAGTTTGTGCTGCAAGTTTATAGAGATGTTGTGGCCACAGGGGATAAATCCTTTGCCCGAGCTGTTTGGCCGTCAGTTTATATGGCAATGGCATATATGGAGCAATTTGACAAGGATAAAGATGGGATGATTGAAAATGAGAATTTCCCAGATCAAACATATGATGTGTGGTCAATGGCTGGTATAAGTGCATACTGCGGTGGTCTTTGGGTGGCTGCTCTTCAGGCTGCATCAGCCTTGGCACGGGAAGTTGGTGACGAAGCTTCTGAAAAGCTTTTTTGGGACAAATATGAGAAGGCCAAGTCTGTGTATAGCAAGTTATGGAATGGTTCTTACTTCAATTATGATGATGGTGACAACAAAGTGAGCACATCTATCCAAGCAGATCAATTGGCTGGGCAGTG GTACGCCAAAGCGTGTGGTCTCTTCCCAATTGTTGACAAGGATAAGGCACAAAGTGCATTAGAAAAGATATATTCTTTCAACGTGATGAAGTTTAAGGATGGTACAAGGGGAGCGATGAATGGGATGTGGCCAGATGGCACACTGGACATGTCTGCAATGCAGTCTAGGGAGATATGGCCAGGTGTGACATATGCACTAGCTGCGACCATGATTCAAGAAGGCATGGTAGAGCAGGGGTTTAAGACAGCTGAAGGGATCTATCATGCTGCCTGGTCTCCAGAAGGACTTGG ATACTCATTCCAAACTCCTGAAGCTTGGAACAATGACGACGAGTACCGGTCCCTGTGCTACATGCGTCCGCTTGCCATATGGGCAATACAGTGGGCATTGTCCAACCCGAAGCTCCACAACACTCCTCAGACAGATATAGCCCAGGATTCTTTCCCCAAGACCCAGATCTCTTACACACGAATTGCGAAGCTCCTGCAGTTGCCTGAAGATGAATCGTCTAAGAGCTTCGTTAGAGTGGTGTATGAGATTATCCAAAACAGGTTTTGGTCCTGA
- the LOC101782092 gene encoding non-lysosomal glucosylceramidase isoform X2, whose amino-acid sequence MVENGTDEQPKGVSRNCPPAHMNGDEEKVYPGQLPVLTWEHKLTHVRHDLPSFRLTWRETRQLAGIGLRLGRHILEETSKGRVSVIDPMKKRIAKSGQGVPLGGIGAGSIGRSYTGDFQRWQLFPGTCEDKPVLANQFSAFISHQDGRKYSTVLHPGKPDLPKGSEISGIGSWDWNMSGQHSTYHALYPRAWTVYDGEPDPELNIVCRQISPIIPHNYQQSSYPAAVFTFTVTNSGHTAADVTLLFTWANSVGGKSELTGYHSNSSMIEKDGVHGILLHHRTADGQPPVTFAIAAQEKEDIHISECPCFLISGNSDGFTAKDMWNSVKEHGSFDHLDPIKTSMCSKPGSSIGAAIAASLKIAPKATQDVSFSLAWACPEVKFSSGKTYHRRYTKFYGTDVDAAASLAHDAILEHTTWERQIEDWQDPILQDERFPAWYPVTLFNELYYLNAGGTIWTDGLPPIQSLTAIGGKKFSLDMLNDDDVNEMIQQNNTASDILHRMASILERMHASIASNSAIGTTLLHGEENIGQFLYLEGIEYYMWNTYDVHFYASFSLVMLFPKLQISVQRDFAAAVMMHDPEKLRILHDGKWAARKVLGAVPHDLGLYDPWFKVNAYTLYNTDRWKDLNPKFVLQVYRDVVATGDKSFARAVWPSVYMAMAYMEQFDKDKDGMIENENFPDQTYDVWSMAGISAYCGGLWVAALQAASALAREVGDEASEKLFWDKYEKAKSVYSKLWNGSYFNYDDGDNKVSTSIQADQLAGQWYAKACGLFPIVDKDKAQSALEKIYSFNVMKFKDGTRGAMNGMWPDGTLDMSAMQSREIWPGVTYALAATMIQEGMVEQGFKTAEGIYHAAWSPEGLGYSFQTPEAWNNDDEYRSLCYMRPLAIWAIQWALSNPKLHNTPQTDIAQDSFPKTQISYTRIAKLLQLPEDESSKSFVRVVYEIIQNRFWS is encoded by the exons atgGTAGAAAATGGCACGGATGAGCAACCAAAAGGGGTGTCTCGGAATTGTCCCCCAGCTCATATGAATGGTGATGAG GAAAAGGTGTATCCTGGACAACTTCCAGTGTTGACCTGGGAACACAAGCTAACTCATGTTAGACATGATTTGCCATCATTCAGGCTTACATGGAGAGAGACAAGGCAGCTG GCTGGTATTGGTCTTCGTCTTGGTCGACATATCCTTGAAGAAACTTCAAAAGGACGA GTTTCTGTTATTGATCCTATGAAAAAGCGAATTGCAAAATCCGGTCAGGGTGTTCCACTTGGTGGCATTGG TGCAGGAAGTATTGGAAGAAGCTACACAGGTGACTTCCAACGTTGGCAATTGTTTCCAGGAACTTGTGAGGACAAACCTGTACTGGCTAATCAATTTTCT GCCTTCATTTCCCACCAAGATGGTCGAAAATATTCCACAGTGTTGCATCCTGGGAAACCAGATTTGCCAAA AGGAAGTGAGATTTCAGGAATTGGATCCTGGGACTGGAATATGAGTGGACAACACTCTACTTATCATGCTCTTTACCCTAGGGCCTGGACAGTATATGATG GAGAACCTGATCCGGAGCTCAATATAGTATGCCGTCAGATTTCTCCAATTATTCCACACAATTATCAACAGAGCAGCTATCCAGCTGCAGTATTCACTTTCACA GTAACTAATTCAGGACATACAGCTGCTGATGTGACTTTGCTTTTTACATGGGCT AACTCTGTTGGTGGAAAATCTGAGCTCACGGGATACCATTCCAACTCCAGTATGAT AGAAAAGGATGGCGTTCATGGCATACTGTTACATCACAG AACAGCAGATGGTCAACCACCTGTAACTTTCGCGATAGCTGCACAGGAGAAAGAGGATATTCATATCTCTGAATGTCCCTGCTTCCTAATATCTGGGAACTCTGATGGATTCACAGCAAAAGATATGTGGAATTCTGTGAAAGAG CATGGATCTTTTGATCATCTTGATCCCATCAAAACTTCAATGTGCTCCAAGCCAGGATCATCAATAGGGGCAGCTATTGCCGCTTCTCTTAAGATTGCTCCCAAGGCAACCCAGGATGTTTCATTTTCACTTGCATGGGCTTGTCCTGAAGTGAAGTTCTCCAGTGGGAAAACATATCATAG GCGTTACACCAAGTTTTATGGCACAGATGTTGATGCAGCAGCAAGCCTTGCTCATGATGCTATTCTTG AACATACTACCTGGGAGAGGCAGATTGAGGACTGGCAGGATCCTATTTTGCAAGACGAGAGGTTTCCTGCATG GTATCCAGTTACGCTATTCAATGAACTATATTATCTTAACGCTGGAGGAACTATATGGACAG ATGGATTGCCACCAATTCAAAGCTTGACAGCAATTGGTGGTAAAAAATTTTCTCTTGACATGTTAAACGATGATGATGTCAATGAGATGATCCAACAGAATAATACTGCTTCTGACATTCTTCATCGAATGGCATCAATACTTGAGAGGATGCATGCATCTATTGCATCGAATTCTGCTATAGGAACAACTTTGCTCCATGGCGAAGAGAACATTGGGCAATTTCTGTACCTTGAGGGCATTGAGTATTATATGTGGAACACATATGATGTCCACTTTTATGCATCATTTTCACTGGTCATGTTATTTCCAAAACTTCAAATTAGCGTTCAGAGAGACTTTGCCGCTGCTGTCATGATGCATGATCCTGAAAAGCTCAGGATCTTGCATGATGGGAAATGGGCTGCAAGAAAAGTTCTCGGTGCTGTTCCTCATGATCTTGGGTTATATGACCCGTGGTTCAAAGTGAATGCGTATACACTCTATAATACTGATCGATGGAAAGATTTGAATCCAAAGTTTGTGCTGCAAGTTTATAGAGATGTTGTGGCCACAGGGGATAAATCCTTTGCCCGAGCTGTTTGGCCGTCAGTTTATATGGCAATGGCATATATGGAGCAATTTGACAAGGATAAAGATGGGATGATTGAAAATGAGAATTTCCCAGATCAAACATATGATGTGTGGTCAATGGCTGGTATAAGTGCATACTGCGGTGGTCTTTGGGTGGCTGCTCTTCAGGCTGCATCAGCCTTGGCACGGGAAGTTGGTGACGAAGCTTCTGAAAAGCTTTTTTGGGACAAATATGAGAAGGCCAAGTCTGTGTATAGCAAGTTATGGAATGGTTCTTACTTCAATTATGATGATGGTGACAACAAAGTGAGCACATCTATCCAAGCAGATCAATTGGCTGGGCAGTG GTACGCCAAAGCGTGTGGTCTCTTCCCAATTGTTGACAAGGATAAGGCACAAAGTGCATTAGAAAAGATATATTCTTTCAACGTGATGAAGTTTAAGGATGGTACAAGGGGAGCGATGAATGGGATGTGGCCAGATGGCACACTGGACATGTCTGCAATGCAGTCTAGGGAGATATGGCCAGGTGTGACATATGCACTAGCTGCGACCATGATTCAAGAAGGCATGGTAGAGCAGGGGTTTAAGACAGCTGAAGGGATCTATCATGCTGCCTGGTCTCCAGAAGGACTTGG ATACTCATTCCAAACTCCTGAAGCTTGGAACAATGACGACGAGTACCGGTCCCTGTGCTACATGCGTCCGCTTGCCATATGGGCAATACAGTGGGCATTGTCCAACCCGAAGCTCCACAACACTCCTCAGACAGATATAGCCCAGGATTCTTTCCCCAAGACCCAGATCTCTTACACACGAATTGCGAAGCTCCTGCAGTTGCCTGAAGATGAATCGTCTAAGAGCTTCGTTAGAGTGGTGTATGAGATTATCCAAAACAGGTTTTGGTCCTGA